One window from the genome of Prinia subflava isolate CZ2003 ecotype Zambia chromosome 2, Cam_Psub_1.2, whole genome shotgun sequence encodes:
- the LOC134547668 gene encoding opsin-5-like: MGRWILCMNKNIFTFSNSRCDPLQTLFFCLSGTKLDMSGMASDHNNSSQEEYIPHYLQKEDPFASKLSREADIIAGFYLTIIGILSTLGNGYVIFMSSKRKKKLRPAEIMTVNLAVCDLGISVVGKPFSIISFFSHRWVFGWIGCRWYGWAGFFFGCGSLITMTAVSLDRYLKICHLSYGTWLKRHHAFICLAIIWAYATFWATVPFAGVGSYAPEPFGTSCTLDWWLAQASVAGQAFVLSILFFCLLFPTAVIVFSYVKIILKVKSSTKEVAHYDSRIQNSHILEMKLTKVAMLICAGFLLAWIPYAVVSVWSAFGQPDSVPIQFSVVPTLLAKSAAMYNPIIYQVIDCKFACCRSGGLKAKSSLRKSRTYTISAHRDSTAMSETQLEA, from the exons ATGGGAAGATGGATCCTGTGCATGAACAAAAACATCTTCACATTTTCTAACAGCAGGTGTGATCCATTGCAAACTCTGTTCTTTTGTCTTTCAGGCACTAAACTGGACATGAGTGGGATGGCATCAGATCACAACAATTCTTCCCAGGAAGAATACATCCCACACTATCTCCAAAAGGAAGACCCCTTTGCATCAAAGCTCTCTAGAGAAGCTGACATCATAGCTGGCTTTTACTTGACAATAATTG GGATCCTTTCAACTCTGGGAAATGGGTATGTTATTTTTATGTCCTCAAAGCGAAAAAAGAAGCTGAGACCTGCTGAGATAATGACTGTTAATTTAGCAGTGTGTGATCTGGGCATTTCAG TTGTAGGCAAGCCCTTCAGCATCATCTCCTTCTTCTCGCACCGCTGGGTGTTCGGGTGGATCGGCTGCCGCTGGTACGGGTGGGCCGGCTTCTTCTTCGGCTGCGGGAGCCTCATCACCATGACAGCTGTCAGCCTGGACAGGTACCTGAAAATCTGCCACCTCTCCTACG GTACCTGGCTTAAGAGGCATCATGCATTCATCTGCCTGGCAATAATCTGGGCCTATGCTACCTTCTGGGCTACAGTGCCTTTTGCTGGGGTGGGGAGCTACGCCCCCGAGCCCTTTGGGACCTCCTGCACTCTGGACtggtggctggcacaggcttCAGTGGCTGGGCAGGCCTTTGTTCTGAGCAtccttttcttctgcctgctgTTCCCAACGGCAGTGATCGTGTTTTCCTAcgtcaaaataattttaaaagtcaagTCATCCACCAAAGAGGTCGCTCACTACGACTCCAGGATTCAGAACAGCCACATTCTCGAAATGAAGCTGACCAAG GTGGCAATGTTGATCTGCGCAGGGTTCCTGCTGGCCTGGATCCCCTACGCCGTGGTCTCGGTCTGGTCAGCCTTTGGACAGCCAGATTCGGTCCCCATCCAGTTCTCAGTGGTACCAACACTGCTTGCAAAGTCAGCAGCCATGTACAACCCCATCATTTACCAGGTCATTGACTGCAAGTTTGCCTGCTGCCGGTCGGGAGGGCTGAAGGCCAAGAGCTCTTTGAGGAAATCAAG GACATACACAATATCTGCACACAGGGACTCCACAGCGATGAGCGAAACCCAACTGGAAGCATGA